The DNA region TCATTTGACTTCTTCTAAATTGCACTCTCCTCATTCTATATAAATCACAATTTTCCCCTCCCAACAATCGCGTTAGGATTATTCCTCTTTACAACTTCCCACTTTTGACTACAAACTCTCCCAATTTTTTTATACGAGAATCAAATTCTCCGCCCACCACCGCCACCGTCCGTCTTACGCGTATGAACGAGAGAATTTGATTCTTAGCAGATATTCAAGCAGTCCTTGTTAGGATTTCGAATGAAAGAATCGTTTTTTGAAGGAAGTGAGGATGTCAAATATACCAACGTCGCTCTCTGAAGTGTGCCTCACTGTCTCTCGTCTTACCATGTCCATCGCTGATCCGTGGCCTTTCTCCTGAACTCCTCTTTCCTTTAACAAAACCCGTCAATTAGCCTCATCCGAAAGGATACTGTTTTTTGTATTTGCatatttgtgtttgttttttgtGTTCTGTCAACGAAACGAAAAATCATGCGAAAGATAAGAGGATTCAAGATCGGGAAACGCTTGATCCGGCTTACGAGATTGCTCATCCGAAAAACAGGGACTAGATCCGGTTACCATCGTTTAGATTCAGTGGAATCGTCATGTAAAAGCAAATCGATTTCGAAACTCATCAACTGGGGTCGTCAGTTAACAAACGGAGCGAAATCTCTCTGCTTTATGAAACGCAAGTCGGGTTGCATTCCGATGGAGACCGACCGGATTAAAAATAAACCCGTTGAAGTACCGAAAGGATATTTGGCCGTTTATGTTGGACAAAAAGATGGCGATTTTCACAGGGTTTTAGTGCCTGTGATTTATTTTAACCATCCTTTGTTTGGTCAGCTTTTGAGAGAAGCCGAGGAAGAGTACGGATTTAACCAAGAGGGTGGCCTTACAATCCCCTGCTGCTACTCGGAGTTCGAGCAGGTGCAGAGCCGTATAGCTGCAGGCTCCCGTTCCCGAAAGCCAACGTGGAAACGCAACTATTAAGTGTTTTGATGGTGATTCTGATGATGACGAAGataaatattacataatataatagTGGTCATGgtgttttaggatttttgatTAAGTAGTGCTTTACTTtgcttttttaactttttatttttatagcaTAATGTAATTTAGATGTAAGCTTATACAAGTTTTCCTTCTGGTTTTAATGGTGTTTTGCTATTATACTTagtattttaaaacttgattctaATCAATCAAAGAACAataatatgtattcattttaggtacataaatatatacatacttatacg from Mangifera indica cultivar Alphonso chromosome 8, CATAS_Mindica_2.1, whole genome shotgun sequence includes:
- the LOC123222898 gene encoding auxin-responsive protein SAUR36-like, which encodes MRKIRGFKIGKRLIRLTRLLIRKTGTRSGYHRLDSVESSCKSKSISKLINWGRQLTNGAKSLCFMKRKSGCIPMETDRIKNKPVEVPKGYLAVYVGQKDGDFHRVLVPVIYFNHPLFGQLLREAEEEYGFNQEGGLTIPCCYSEFEQVQSRIAAGSRSRKPTWKRNY